One window of the Lytechinus pictus isolate F3 Inbred chromosome 5, Lp3.0, whole genome shotgun sequence genome contains the following:
- the LOC129262006 gene encoding PGAP2-interacting protein-like, whose product MVWFYPLNMLEISGYEALAVVWFAPILCAIPAIFTALQTRTGLFLLRAIMVGSVASFQAPTTLTRLVVLTAGNFALVLLWCATWWHKTSQQRVVSFWGSMVGFLAMLASRIWYVSINPTWSDNTSNTFVLTIGAIAVLERYFTAEPKSPEPKPNASISGYWKSIGIGFGSLLFVTHWIYGEVSVVSRWSVTGYPMPGPHPFPASAAVFLEIVTGVLLSTKLDLVTNFLWVWFIGGHAAIGLYFLSGFFSFALGLIFSLFIMAAWPEMSDRLTSCPPVKTLLLVMATYLFEMLFSVWTVAYNFVPYGYLTREQSAILLVFCVFTIGRALTKGSPRNTDDKDCTHIGFSNLDGTGSHQAFADAKILIILVAIVGTAGYAFRLPAHASRSSVAKENPQQFTSLIWTAHFMYDNNGWPSYERAAQMLEDSGADVITLLECDASKPFLGHNDISMWLGERLRMQDDFGPSTKLHTWGNLLLSRYPILNSEHHLLPSPRGELSPAISATINMTGNLVDFVVTHMGNDRDDEDRKLQAEFLANITRRSKNPVVFMGYVTSQPGSRDYKKLTTFGKLKDIDPTDIHRFCEYIMYKGLRRLGYARVTHGGLSDTEIQMAKFEYQMAKFEIPKNRKFEDNDEIVTDKNRIDESVRFTDKFGDYRVGHGSGERHRYHMSTPKYFTRKLREE is encoded by the exons ATGGTATGGTTCTACCCCCTCAACATGCTTGAAATCTCGGGGTATGAAGCTCTCGCCGTCGTCTGGTTCGCACCAATCCTCTGCGCCATTCCTGCCATATTCACAGCCCTGCAGACCAGGACGGGACTGTTCTTGCTCCGGGCGATCATGGTGGGTAGCGTGGCATCCTTCCAGGCACCCACAACGTTGACACGCCTTGTTGTACTAACAGCCGGTAACTTTGCACTCGTGCTCCTGTGGTGTGCAACCTGGTGGCATAAAACATCTCAACAAAG AGTGGTGTCTTTCTGGGGATCCATGGTTGGGTTCCTAGCGATGTTGGCATCCCGTATCTGGTACGTCTCAATCAACCCAACTTGGAGCGATAATACCAGTAATACCTTCGTCCTCACCATCGGCGCCATCGCTGTGCTGGAACGATACTTCACTG CCGAGCCAAAGAGTCCGGAGCCCAAGCCCAATGCTTCGATATCGGGTTATTGGAAGAGTATCGGTATTGGCTTTGGGAGTCTTCTGTTCGTAACGCATTGGATCTATGGGGAGGTGTCGGTGGTCAGCCGATGGTCGGTTACTGGGTATCCCATGCCGGGGCCGCACCCATTCCCAGCAAG TGCTGCAGTATTTCTTGAAATCGTCACCGGTGTTCTGCTGTCGACCAAGCTGGACCTTGTCACAAACTTCTTATGGGTTTGGTTTATTGGGGGACATGCAGCGATTGGACTATACTTtctttcag gCTTCTTCTCCTTTGCCCTTGGTCTCATCTTCAGTCTCTTCATCATGGCCGCGTGGCCAGAGATGAGTGACCGCTTGACCAGCTGCCCTCCGGTCAAGACACTGCTTCTTGTCATGGCAACCTATCTGTTTGAGATGCTCTTCTCGGTGTGGACCGTGGCCTACAACTTTGTGCCCTATGGATATCTCACCAG gGAGCAGAGTGCAATCCTATTGGTGTTCTGTGTGTTTACGATAGGTCGAGCCTTGACCAAGGGATCACCGAGGAACACCGATGACAAGGATTGCACTCATATAGGATTCTCCAATCTAGATGGAACCGGATCTCACCAGGCTTTTGCGGATGCCAAGATTT TGATCATCCTGGTTGCCATCGTAGGTACTGCTGGATACGCATTCCGTCTTCCAGCCCACGCCTCCAGATCGAGTGTAGCAAAAGAGAACCCCCAACAGTTCACCAGTCTTATCTGGACAGCACACTTTATGTATGATAACAATGGATGGCCAAGCTATGAAAGGGCTGCTCAGATGCTGGAAGATTCAG GGGCTGATGTTATAACACTCCTAGAGTGTGATGCTTCAAAGCCGTTCTTGGGTCATAATGATATCAGTATGTGGCTGGGAGAAAGGCTACGCATGCAAGATGACTTTGGGCCTTCCACCAAGCTCCACACATGGGG GAATTTACTTCTATCCCGCTACCCCATCCTAAACTCGGAGCACCATCTTCTTCCATCACCGAGGGGCGAGTTATCACCAGCTATCAGCGCTACAATCAATATGACGGGTAACTTAGTGGATTTTGTCGTCACTCACATGGGAAATGACAGAGATGACGAGGATCGAAAGTTGCAAGCAGAATTTCTGGCTAATATTACAAGAAGAag caAAAATCCAGTTGTTTTTATGGGATACGTCACATCGCAACCAGGAAGCAGAGAttataaaaaattgacaacTTTTGGGAAGTTAAAg GATATAGATCCAACTGATATCCACAGATTCTGTGAATACATCATGTATAAAGGATTAAGAAG GTTAGGATATGCCCGGGTAACTCACGGAGGACTTAGCGATACTGAGATCCAGATGGCTAAGTTTGAGTACCAGATGGCCAAATTTGAGATCCCCAAGAATAGAAAATTTGAAGACAATGATGAAATCGTCACAGACAAGAATAGGATTGATGAAAGCGTCAGATTTACAGATAA gtTTGGTGATTATCGAGTAGGGCATGGATCTGGAGAGCGGCATCGATATCACATGAGTACACCAAAGTACTTCACCAGGAAATTACGAGAAGAGTAG
- the LOC129262003 gene encoding uncharacterized protein LOC129262003, with amino-acid sequence MVRSICSDWKYLLIVEMDQTAFVPHLGHVIKYELSGHSQPNRDSDKSLFSDDSIFSGSDAQAIQLQAVSFGFSSERRSFEEETRSKTCVLQNADGRIVSVKCLRESHTGVILPCTIIQSKTLHEDYVCSVFFYVPSSNKLCLYGEFSTKFALPRNSVYLADGPVICWRVVERNEFLIARTEVGSLSFTVHRFIDVNDAKDSSIMHCSANPDGSLHLITAPQIEVDGGSEERIWKRAIWQSEKSFHFTNSSCLVPGVYASITCCMLYEEGNTSSGESENVGDYNPSLQCSSPSMNTTYIATSMKQLLKFQNGVFCKLTNIPFDDAMDIVTMETRGEKVLVLRSRRSGICVISCTFFKVIEEWKNVMCVCIDDILANGRDQLLMLLHANEGSPEEQPFPQFILTDLDLCHIMRCDPALHDGKGQRSGDRKSASSPESLITAMKALEAKVEIGITSLKEQELSRRLKDSIITQSMVNLAQMAHGVSISSPGQATLVHLCGAVASQPSQCPEPRRDTGQRLNVTNGWHRIVNGKWVIGVKVTNDTPWAVSDVKLLVLPWKTDLFQELDGCEGSIYHPVSHITSEDCPETEFQESSSGPPSKRTKLQDVAGPSAKDHGTTSSSSSSSRDSSSPASPLMPGNECDAVAMTSIPTFLEGSVVFRLLILQWMSLRPGERIGSDRPRVMSRICGRVSVTAADVLGTKLAVKLPEVDPTPAKPLPLHQNQTKRSVLSRTDRLAMDASQLSIAVRVSSRYTPLQNLPRVLSKDLGFQEMRGENNCLCNCTSVVLRGTRVYVDDIRNHSVLLTVCARDKRELMLFFHTLKSSLPVDIQFNLDTPSEQIEEAIQNGIRSMNKELQHVQKTIDLACSTIDAGVNHTERNTEGSEVDKMEIGGGGGDGYSGEQERVKRLREDFLTQQAYTKSKDCELKGEEAESLRFKLLELRETTDAAVTTLSRCIR; translated from the exons ATCAATATGTTCAGACTGGAAATATTTGCTGATTGTCGAGATGGATCAAACAGCTTTTGTACCGCACCTGGGACATGTCATTAAATATGAGCTTTCTGGCCATTCCCAACCTAACAGGGACAGCGATAAATCTTTATTCAGCGATGACTCCATATTCAGCGGCAGCGACGCACAGGCCATTCAACTTCAAGCGGTGTCTTTTGGATTTTCTTCAGAGAGGAGGAGTTTCGAGGAGGAGACTCGAAGCAAAACTTGTGTTCTTCAGAACGCTGATGGCAGAATCGTGTCAGTGAAGTGCCTCAGAGAAAGCCATACGGGTGTCATTCTTCCGTGCACGATCATCCAGAGTAAGACCTTACATGAAGATTATGTTTGTTCAGTCTTCTTCTACGTGCCTTCCAGTAACAAGCTCTGCCTTTACGGAGAGTTCTCCACCAAATTTGCACTGCCAAGGAATAGCGTTTACTTAGCTGATGGTCCGGTTATATGCTGGAGGGTGGTTGAAAGGAATGAGTTCCTTATCGCCAGGACAGAGGTCGGGAGCCTAAGTTTTACAGTGCATCGGTTCATCGATGTGAACGATGCTAAGGATAGCAGCATCATGCATTGCTCGGCGAATCCTGACGGCAGTTTACACCTCATCACTGCCCCTCAGATTGAAGTTGATGGTGGCAGCGAAGAAAGGATATGGAAAAGAGCAATATGGCAGTCGGAGAAGAGTTTTCATTTCACAAACTCCAGCTGTCTTGTGCCGGGGGTGTATGCTTCCATCACGTGTTGCATGCTTTACGAGGAAGGGAATACATCGAGCGGGGAATCTGAGAATGTTGGAGATTACAACCCATCTCTACAATGCTCATCGCCCTCGATGAACACAACTTACATTGCCACTTCCATGAAGCAGCTCTTGAAGTTCCAGAACGGTGTGTTCTGCAAACTCACCAACATCCCTTTCGATGATGCGATGGACATCGTTACCATGGAAACGAGAGGAGAGAAGGTGCTTGTTCTAAGGTCAAGGAGAAGTGGAATCTGTGTTATCAGTTGTACATTTTTTAAG GTCATAGAGGAATGGAAGAATGTCATGTGTGTCTGTATTGATGATATCCTTGCAAATGGCCGAGACCAGCTCCTTATGCTCCTGCATGCCAATGAGGGCTCTCCTGAAGAGCAGCCGTTCCCTCAGTTCATCCTCACCGACCTTGATCTATGCCACATTATGAGATGTGACCCAGCACTGCATGATGGGAAAGGTCAGAGGTCGGGTGACAGGAAGTCTGCATCCAGCCCAGAGAGCCTTATTACAGCCATGAAAGCTTTAGAAGCCAAGGTGGAG ATTGGAATAACATCATTGAAGGAGCAGGAACTAAGCAGAAGGCTCAAGGATTCTATCATCACACAATCGATGGTGAACCTGGCTCAGATGGCACATGGTGTATCTATCTCATCGCCGGGACAG GCAACTCTAGTCCACCTCTGTGGGGCAGTCGCCAGCCAGCCATCGCAATGTCCGGAGCCCAGGAGAGATACAGGTCAAAGGTTAAATGTCACCAATGGATGGCATAGAATCGTCAATGGAAAGTGGGTCATTGGAGTCAAGGTCACAAACGATACCCCATG GGCTGTGTCAGATGTCAAGTTGCTAGTATTGCCATGGAAGACTGATTTGTTTCAAGAACTTGACGGATGTGAGGGAAGTATTTATCATCCAGTATCCCACATTACCTCTGAGGATTGTCCAGAAACAGAGTTCCAAGAATCCAGTTCTGGTCCACCAAGTAAAAGGACAAAGCTTCAAGATGTGGCGGGACCATCCGCTAAGGACCATGgaacaacatcatcatcctcatcatcatcaagagaTTCATCATCTCCTGCATCGCCTCTGATGCCAGGAAATGAATGTGATGCTGTTGCTATGACGTCCATACCAACGTTCCTTGAAGGTTCTGTGGTCTTTCGATTGTTGATCCTACAGTGGATGAGTCTCCGTCCAGGAGAGCGGATTGGATCGGACAGACCAAGGGTGATGTCAAGGATCTGTGGGCGTGTCAGCGTTACTGCAGCTGACGTCCTGGGAACCAAACTGGCTGTGAAGTTACCAGAAGTCGATCCCACACCGGCGAAGCCACTTCCACTTCACCAAAACCAGACTAAAA GGTCAGTGCTATCAAGAACAGACAGACTAGCCATGGATGCATCGCAACTTTCCATCGCTGTCCGGGTCAGCTCTCGGTACACCCCTCTCCAGAACCTCCCCAGGGTGCTGTCCAAGGATCTGGGTTTCCAGGAGATGAGAGGAGAGAACAACTGTCTGTGTAACTGCACCAGTGTGGTATTGAGAGGTACGAGGGTCTATGTGGACGATATCAGAAACCATAGTGTCCTGCTAACAGTTTGTGCAAG AGACAAGAGAGAGCTGATGCTATTCTTCCACACCTTGAAATCAAGTCTTCCTGTCGATATACAATTCAACTTGGACACCCCTAGTGAACAAATAGAAGAGGCCATTCAAAATGGCATCAGAAGCATGAACAAAGAGCTTCAGCATGTGCAAAAGACAATTGACCTGGCCTGTTCCACTATTGATGCAGGGGTGAATCATACAGAGAGGAACACGGAGGGAAGCGAGGTTGATAAAATGGAAATTGGTGGAGGTGGAGGAGACGGTTACAGTGGGGAGCAGGAAAGAGTCAAGAGATTGCGAGAGGATTTCCTGACACAGCAGGCATACACCAAGTCCAAGGATTGTGAACTGAAAGGCGAAGAGGCAGAGTCTCTTCGCTTCAAACTCTTAGAACTCAGAGAGACTACTGATGCTGCTGTCACGACACTAAGTAGATGCATCAGATAG